Sequence from the Methanosarcina siciliae T4/M genome:
TTTGCCACAGGGAACAGAGTATTTGGGATAGCAAGGCCCGAACCTTATGATGTAAGCGTCGATGAGGAAGGAAGGGAGACTCTTTTGTGGATCTCCTCCAAGATGGGAGAACGGGAAGAGGCTATTCAGGTTAAATATTATGCCGAATCCGCTCCCATGTATTTCTTCGCTGCAATTGTAGCTCTGCTCTTTGGGGTCGGAGTGGTGCTTTCGCGTTATTCGCAAAGCAAAAAAGAACTGAAAAGTGTTCGAGAGGTCTTTGAACTCGAAAAAGAATATGAGGCTAAAGAACGTCGGAAAAAGAAATGAACAGGGGCAAGTATTTCCTTTTATTTTTTGCTAAGATTTCTTTTTCAAATAAGGTCGATTTTTCGTCAAACACTTAACTATTTATTCAAGCTAGGCATATTATTCTACTATGAAGGAATGGGGAAGTTTCCGGCATAGAAATTTGTATTTCCTAAAATCTTCACCCGAAGGTCTCTCTCCTATTGTCGGTTCCCTTCTCCTTCTACTAATGGTTTTTGTGCTTGCGGGCGCAATTGCAAGCAGCATTAATCTCTCCGGCTCCAGGACAAATTTTCAGTATCCTATGGCGAGAATAACTCTTGAATCCTGTGAAGGGGGGCTCTACGGGGTCGGTCCGGACTCGGAGAGAGCACGGCTTGAAGAAAATCAGTTTGTCCTCATGCATGAGGGGGGAGATCCCCTCCCATTGGACTCTGTCTCTATAAAGATTTTCGGTTACGGGAACTCCTATCAAGGTATCCCCGGAAATGGGGGTAGTCCTCTCAGCGGGGAACTCTCCGTCTTCTACAGGGATCTGGGTTCCGGAGGGAAAAATTCCACCTGCTACGTTGTTCATAACAGCGCTACTCTTGAGGACGGCTTGTGGGATGTCGGAGAAAGACTTGTGCTCTGCGGGCAGGACAGTGCAGTAGCAGCTGTAGAATCCAGCGTAAAAGTGGGCGTGGATGGGAACTATAACACCTCTGACAACTACGGTTTTAAAGCAGGTACTGAAATAACTCTAAATGTTGTTGACAGTAAAGGCAGAAATGTGATCGCCAAAAGAAAAGCTATTGTCAAACTCGCCGATTGATACCCCAAAAGCTTGTGGCAGGAATTAAACGATAAATGCGAAATTTGAAGATTAACATTTTTTCGGGCGGAAACTTAGCTTGTTTTTGACAGAATATCGTGTATGGATTTGGAAATAAGAGTATTCTTTCTTTTTCAGGTTGGTTTTTGGGTTAAATTTCCGATCCATTCTTTAAGTGCCATTTTTTTTCTTATCAGGCTATTTAATTCTCCTCAACATTAGCATTTCTGGGTTACGTATCTCCAAAAAGCTTCATTGGTATTATTTCGCACTTTTTTCTTCAATCGGACTTATATGATGGGGATAAGAGTTCAATAGCAATAATAATCACCTGTTGGATTAGGGTTTTTGTCCATAATCCCGATTGTGCTTGATTTTTTATTTCATATGTGCAATTGATACTAAATTTAAATTCTTATGCTGAACTTCAAAATTTACTTCTTTGAGTCCTTGTTAATTTTTCCTGTTAAAATATAAGACATTTAGAGGCTTCGATAAGTTTTAATCCCATCATTTTAAGTTCGATCTCAAATTGGTCGTATTATAAAGCTTGTTTTATAAATCAATCCCACTAATATTCTTGGTTTTTATAAGTATGCTTTTATTTTATCCGGATAATTTCAGGAATGTCGACCGGCGGATAGTCGGCAAGACAATTGGGGCAAAGCAGGACTTATGCTTTTGAATTGGGGAAATGGTAGCATAAGACACCATAATGTCAAAATCTTAGTATTTGTGACAGAATTGTCTGTGCTTTCTTTTTGACCTCATGTGCATACTATTCAGTGCATAAGTTCTATGAGAGAAAGTCCTAAAAGACGAAAACCACTCTAAAGCGTATCAAAAACTACTCTAAAGTGTATCAAAAACTACTCTAAAGTGTATCAAAAACTACTCTAAAGTGTATCAAATTGTATTAAATATTATAGAAATTAGGGGGTTAGAACATATGGGTAAACTAACATTTGATAAGCTAAAAAAGACCCTGTGTATGTTTACACTGGTCTTTTTCGTAATGTCATTTACAGCTGTGTCAGTAAGTGCAGAGTCAAATGATGCCAGTAAATGGAACCAGGAGAAGAAAAAATGGGATACAGAGAAGAGGACGTGGAATAAAGAGAAGAACAGCTGGAACAATGAGAAGAAGACGTGGGAAGACGAAAAAAAGAAGTGGAGTAAGAAGAAAAAGGGAAATGAATATAACATCTGGTTAAATAAATATAATGCCTGGTTACATAACTATTACACGTGGCTCAACAAGTACAACAAATGGGATGGCAATCACAGGAAATGGGAAGCGAAGTACAATAAATGGAGAAACAACCATTGAGGGTTGATTGAAAAACCTTGAGAGTTGACTTGTAAAATACACTGAAAAATTGCGCTATGAAATAAACTGAAGAATCTGGATGCGAGATAAACCAGATTCCTGCGGGACTTACACACTCGGGGAACAGATAAAGCATGAAGATCTGTCATAGGCCGTCTGAATAGACGAGATCTGTTGCATACAGGGTCTGCATAGATGAGATTTGTCATAAGATGAGATTTGTCATAAGATGAGATTTGTCATAAGATGAGATTTGTCATAAGATGAGATTTGTCATAGTGTGATCCGGACCCCTCTGATATTTCATGCTACTTTTTCCCCTATTCAGTTACGTAAGCCCTAATTGACTATAAATTCTTTCGTTAAGCCCGGCTTTTTCATCTGGCATGAAAGCACTTTTTATTACTTTCATTTCCTGGTGCCTGTAATTCGAAGAAATTTCATGTCTTTTTTCTAATCTGGGGATATTGGTCTGAAATTCTGCTTGTCCCTGATAGGGGCGATGTATCCGTATTTGGAGATAAAAGTATGTTTTCTTTTTCATGCATATTTCGGGATTAAATTTAATTTTTTCTCTTTAAGAGGTATTTTATTTCCCGTCTATCCGTTTAATTACTTTTAATTGTATTTTTTGGAACTTATTGTCCTTGAAAAGCTTTATTTACATTGTTTCAGGCTTTTTTCTTAAACCAGATCGGCAAGCTGGATTTAAAAAATTAATGGCGTTAAAAATCAGCGGTCGAATTAATATATTTTAATATGATGTCTATTGCACTTGATTCTTATGCATACTTCACGTACTCCGTATGCAATTTCTATTGAACATGAGAAACTGATCCTGAATCTCAAAATTTCCTTCATTGAATCTTTTGTTCATTTCTATAGTGTAATACGAAGTTTTAATGCTCAGGTAAGTATGAAATTCTATTATTAGTGTTATTTCTTGAATTAAATCTCTAATAACGTTTTTTTTCTAAATTAATTCTGTTTAATCTCTTTATTTTTGTAAGTATCCTTTTATTTAACCCGGCTAATTCATGGATTGTAACCGGCGAAAGTCGGTAACAAAACTTAGAACGAAATAGGACTCATGCCTTTGAGCTGAGAATATGGTAGTATAAACTTTAAAGAGTCTAAATCGTATGTTATATGACAGGCTTGGACGTGCTTTGTTTTTGCCTCATCTGCATAAGTTCTGTAAAAATAAACAATGAAAATACCGTTCCGAAAAAATCGTTCCAAATAGTCTCAAATTGTACTAGCTAAAAACTAAACCTAAATTAGAGGATTAACTATGAATAAAAAACATTTGACAGAATAAAAAAGATCCTGTGTATGTTTACACTGGTCTTCTTTGTCTCATCATTAACAGCTGCATCAGCAAGCGCAGGCTCAAATAATGAGATAAAATGGAAGAATGAAAAGAATCAGTGGGATAAAGAGAAGATAGGATGGGAGAAAGGACTGAAGCAGTGGCAGACTGAAAAACTGAAATGGGAATCAGAGAAAACGAAATGGGAAAATGAGAAAAAGGAATGGGACAAGAAAGATAAAAATTGTAACGAATATAAGGCCTGGTTAAATAATTATAACACATGGCTAAACAAATATAGCTCATGGGAAACCAAGTACGAGGTATGGGTAGTAAGTTATAATTCATGGGTAAGCAGTAACTAATGAGAATTGACTGCAAAATAAACCGAACCGGTGCACTGAACCAGTGAATATTGACTGTAATGAGGATTGAATGTAAAATACACTGGACCAGTGTGGCACTGAGCCGGCAAAAATTACTTGCCAAATACAATAAAGAACTTACTACACTAAAGAACTTACTACACTAAAGAACTTATCCGTAAAATCTGATCGGATTTATGTGCCTGGGACAAAATAAAGCATAAAAATAAAACATGAAAGTCTGTCAAAAATATAATGATTTTAGACTCATTGGTATTTCATGCTATTGGTTTCTCAGTCCAGGTACATAAGTTCGACTCTATTTTCATGAATTTTTCTTCTCAAACTATTTTTCTCCGTAGATCAGGTGATACTTGTAGTTGTAGGCTATCCTTTTTCGAAAAGGCATCTTCTTTTTCTGAAGTTCCATGATATCTTTCAGATCCAGGTCTTTTACATTTTTGAATCCCGCAGCCCTGAAATATTCAAGCATTTTTTCAGGAGGGACTCCATGTCGGTTGGGAAGTTCGTTGTCTATCTCTCTGGAATAGTGCCCTTTTCTGGGGTTCCTTCTTTCGGCGAGCAAAGTGCAGAAGTCGCTGACAAACCTCCTTGCCTTCGTTTCAAAGGAACCGTCATCCCAGACCCCGTCAACAACAATAAGCATTCCCCCTTTCTTCAGCACATTTCTCCAGTTCATGACTGCGGTATCAGGGTGCGGAAGGGTCCAGAGTAGGTGGCGGTTGACAACAACATCAAAGGTATCCTCTTCAAATGGAGGGGCTTCTGCATCTCCTTTTTCGAATACGCTGTCAAACCCTTTTCTGGACGCTTTTTCCCTGGCTTTTGCAAGCATTTTTTCCGAAAGGTCAAGGCCTGTAACCTGGTATCCCATCTCCGCAAACAGGAGCCCGATTTCACAGGTCCCGCAGCCCACATCCAGGACTTTTAACCTGCCTGGAGGGAGCAGGCTTTTAAAAACATGTTTCCAGGCTTCCCTTTCCATTTCACTCTGAATCCCGTGTCCTTCATGGCTGTCGTAGGTCTCGGATGAGACATCCCAGATACGAGCAATATTTTGTTTGATCCGGTTTTCCCGAATTGTCATGTTTTAATGCCTCTGTTCATGTTTTCAATTGCGGTAATAGTTCCGTTCTCAAGGTAGGCGATCCTGTGGCAGACTTTCCTTAACACTTCAAGGTCATGGGAAATCAGCAGGTAGGAAACCCCTGTTTCTCTCTGGAGCTTCTGCATAAGGCGCAGGATCTGGGCCTGGACCGAGACGTCAAGCATGGAAGTGGGCTCGTCGGCGACTATAAAATCAGGAGATAAAGCCATTATCCTGGCGAGCACTACCCTCTGGATCTCTCCCCCGCTGAGACGGCCTGGATAGCGGGCAAGGTGTTCCGGACGGAGGCCGGTGAGTTTTGCCAGCTCTTCTCCTCGTTTCAGGAGAGCATCCTGCTTGAGCCCGGAATGAAGTTTCAGGGGTTCGATAAGGTTTTCAAAGGCTTTCATGCGGGGGTCAAGGGAAGTTTCAGGGTGCTGGAAGATCATCTGGAGCTTAGGGCGCAATTTCCTGAACTCTTTTTTGCCCATGCCCAGAATATCTTCTCCCTTGACCAAAATTTCTCCTCCTGTAGGTTTTTCGAGCCCTACAATACATCTTCCAATAGTGGTTTTTCCTGACCCGCTTTTCCCGAAAAGTCCCAGGGTTTCTCCGCGGGCTACCGAGAAACTGACGTTTCTGAACACCTCCGAAGTCCCGAACCTCATTGCCAGTTCGTTTACTGCAAGGACCGGAAGTGGCACCTGATCCACCCTCCTTTGTGGTTTCTAATTTCAGGATGTTTCCTGGAACACTCAGCTCGTGAATATCTGCACCTTTCATGGAAAAAACAGCCCTCTGGAAGCTTTATCCTGCTGGGGGTCTGTCCACTCAGAGGGACAAGCCCGTTTCTGGGCTGAGCCCGGATAAGCCCTTTTGTATAAGGGTGAAGGGGTGTGCCGAGGACTTTTGAAGCTTCGTCCAGCTCCACAATCTCTCCTGCATACATCACGGCTATGCGGTCGCAGACCTCAAGAGCCAGGTCGAGGTCATGGGTGATCAGGAGCATTGTCTTCCCATACTCTTTTTTGATTTTAGTGAAAAGCTTCACCGCTCCTTCTTTTGCCTCAGGGTCCAGACCCTTTGTGGGTTCGTCCGCAATCAAAAGTTCGGGCTCAAAGGAAAGGGACATACAGGCAAGCAGCCGCTGCCTCATGCCTCCGGAAAGCTGGTGAGGATAAAGGTTACAGAGTCTTTCGGGATCTCTCAAAAAGAGCTGTTTCATGAGTTTCAGGGCTTTTTTCATTCCTTCCTTTCTTTCCGTCCTCTCGAAGACCTCCTCCACCTGAACCCCGTTTTTCAGGACAGGGTTGAGGGCTCCGGCCGGGTTCTGGGGCATGAGCGAGATGCGTTTTCCCCGGATTTTCCGGAGTTCGGAAGGCTTAAGGGAAAAAAGGTTCTGTCCCTTAAAAAAGACGGTTCCTTCCACCTTTGCATTTGCCGGAAGAAGCCTGAGCAGGGCAAGCCCTATCACGGATTTTCCTGACCCGCTTTCTCCTATAATCCCGAAGGTCTCTCCTTCTCTTACCTCAAAAGAGACCCTGGATACGGCTTTTACGCTGTCTTCCCCTGCAGGAAAATCTATGGAGAGGTCTCTTATTTCAAGCAGGTTCAATAGATTTCCCCTCCGTCATGGTTCGGGTCAAGGATATCCCTCATGCCGTCGCCCAGGATGCTGAAAATGACCACGATGAAGGTTATGGCAAGTCCCGGAAAGATCGTCTGGTAGGGGGCTGTTCTCATAAACTCTTTTCCTGCGGAAAGCATTGCTCCCCATTCCGGAACATCCGCAGGCAGCCCCACTCCAAGAAAACTCAGGGTGGCAATTGAGAGGATTACGTGTCCGAAGTCAATTGTAGCAAGCACGAGAAGAGGGGCAATTGCGTTGGGTACGATATGCTTGCGGATTATATGGAGGTCTCCGGCTCCGCTTGTTACGGCAGAAAGGACAAACTCCTGTTTTTTTATGGAAAGGACCTGTCCTCTCATCATTCTTGCATATTTTGCCCAGTGGACAATCGAGAGGGCAAGCATCAGGTTGAAAACCCCGCTCCCGAGCACTCCCATAATGGTGAGGGCAAAGATGACCCCCGGAAAAGAAAGGAAGATATCTATAACCCTTGAAACGCTTTCGTCAACAACCCCTCCGTAATAACCTGCCGCACAGCCAAGAGCGGTTCCAAGAATGAGAGAAATCAGTACCACTCCCGAGGCAATGGAAAGAGAAGTCTGTGCCCCTATCAGGATTCTGCTGAGCAGGTCCCTCCCAAGGTAATCGGTACCCAGAAGGTGCTCTCCTGAAGGGTTCAGGTTTTTGTTCTCCAGGTCTATGGCATTTGGGTCATAAGGGGAAATCAGGGGTGCAAAAAGGGCAAGCCCGGAAAAAAGCAAAAGGGCTGCCAGTGCAAAAAGCATATCTTTTCTTTGAAAGACTCTTTTTGCAAATTCGCTTCCGTAAGTTTCCGGCATCAGAAAACTTTTTTTCCTTAATCTGTCAGCAAATGCATTATCCATAGTATCAGCCGTATCTTATCCGTGGGTCCAGATGCGTATAGAGCATATCCACAAAGAAATGCACGAGGAGGAACATCGTAACAATGGCAAGCACGCAGCCCTGGACCATTGGCAGGTCCCTGGCCGAGATCGAATCCACAAGCAGGCTTCCTATCCCCGGCCAGGCAAAGATCTTTTCAATCACAACTGTTCCTCCAAGCAGGCTTCCCATCTGAAACCCGATCACCGTGATAACAGGGAGCATGGCGTTTTTAAGGGCATGTAGGCTTATGACCCTCCATACTGGGAGCCCTTTGGCTTTTGCAAACCTGATGTATTCCTGTCCCAGGGTTTCAAGCATGCTTGTCCTGGTGACCCTCATAACCGCAGCAACGGAATGGAGGGACAGGGCTGCTGCGGGCAAAAGCAGGTTTTCCAGGCTCCCGTACCCTGAAACGGGGACAAGTTTCAGCTTCAGGGAAAATACCAGGATAAGAATCAGAGCTACCCAGAATCCGGGCATTGAAACCCCAAAAAGCGTTGCAATCCTGAGGACGTGGTCCGAAATCCGGTTTTCCCGAAGGGCGGAATAAATTCCCAGATTCAGTCCAACAAGCACTGAAAGGGCCATACTTGCTCCCGCAAGCTCGATCGTTGCAGGCAGCCTCAAAGCCAGGAGGTAAAGGACAGGTTTCTTAAAGACATAGGAAGTCCCGATGTCTCCTCTCAATACGGCCTCTTTTATCCACCTGAAGAACTGCAGGTAAAGAGGGTCATCAAGGTCGTATCTGCTTGAGATCTGCTGAATCTGTTCTTCGGTTACGCTCTCCTCCAGCCCTACGAAAGTATGTTTGATAATCAGCTCGGCTGTACCCCCGGGAATCACGTTCATAAGAAAAAAGGTCAGGGCACAGGCTGCAAAAAGCGTAAGTGCCATGAAACCCGCCCTTTTCAAAAAATATTTCATGCTTTATCCTCATGCGAACAGAGGGCAACCCCCCTCGTTCTTTACGTTTTACTTTGAATGGGGAGAAACTCAGGGTACGGGCTTGAAACCCGTAACCTTTTGAGATTTCCTCTTTTCACTCCTTTTTTACTTCTCGAGATACATATCGGCGTTTATCCGGTAGTCATGAGCTGTCGGGTCGAAGACATACCCTTTTACATAGTCCTTCTTGACTATTGCGCAGCCATAGTAAGCCACAATGATCATGGGCTGTTCGTCGTACACAATAGCTTCGACTTCATTGAACTTCTTGTAGCGTTCTTCAAGGTCCGTTATCTTCCTGGCTTCCGTAATCAGGGCATCTACTTCCGGATTGGAATAGCCGGGTCCGTTGTCAGGTCCGTCTGTCATGTACCAGTTTGTCAGGATATATTCGGGGTCCGGGACCATTGCAATGTTGTAGGCGGCAAGGTAAAGGTCCCAGTTGCCTTTTTCTTTCCTGTCATTGATTGCCCCCATCTCCATTACTTCTGTCTCCACATCTATGCCTGCTTCCCTCAGCTGGGCAGCCATAGCTTCAGCCATCGGAGGAAGGCCCGGCCTTGCGGAATAGGTCATCATGTTGAGCTTGAGGGGTTCTCCGTCTTTGTCTCTTATCCCGTTCCCATCGGTGTCTACCCAGCCTGCGGCTGTCAGGAGTTCATCGGCTTTTTCAAGGTCTCTGGTGTAAGGGCTCAGGCTCTGATTTGCCCAGACCATCGTGGGAAGGAAGGGGCCTGCAGCGGCTTCCCCTACATTGTAGAGCACGTGTTCCACAATCCCGGCCCTGTCAATTGCATAGGACATCGCCTGCCTGACTCTTACGTCTTCAAGGGGCTCATGGTTCAGGTTGACATCGATTTTGTAAACCCTGGGAGTCTTGTACTTCTCAACATTAATGCCTTCTATAGCGTCAATCCGGTCCGTTTCACTGTAGGGTACATCTACGGTAAAGTCAACTTCCCCGTTTTCGATTGCCATCGCCCTTGTGTTCGGGTCAGGTATCCCTTTAAGGATCATCTTATCAAGCCCGACTTCTCCTCCCCACCAGTTTTCGTTCTTGACTACAGTGAGGACTCTGGTCTGCTCGTCAAAGGATTCGAACTTATACGGGCCTGTTCCTATGGGCTTTACGAACTCGCCGGCTTCGTCAAAAGAAGAGGGACTTATTACGGCGGTATCGGGGTAGTGGAGAATTCCGGGCAGGATGGGATTGATTTCCGTGGTTTTGATTTTGAGGGTATGGTTGTCAACGACTTCCATGGAGTCTATCTTGAGCATGGAATCGACCCTCGGGTTTGCTTCAATGACTTTTTCCAGGGTGAATTTGACTTCATTTGCAGTCATCGGGCTTCCGTCATGGAATGTGACATTCTCTCTTAGTTTGAACTCCCAGGTATTTTCATCAAGCTGCTCCCAGGAAGTAGCAAGCCCGGGCTTCAGGGAAAAATCTTCGTTTGCTCCGACAAGAGTCTCGGTCACGGCAGCTTTCTCGCAGATCAGCGTTCCGCCATCTCCGTCAATAGTATTGATCGTGTCTATTTCCCACATCTCTCCAAGTATGAGGGTATTCGCTTCGGAGTCTTCTTCTACCTGGGAGGCTCCTTCCGATCCGGAGGCAAGGTCCATCCCGGAGACTTCTTCCTGTGCTCCGCTTTCTTCGGTGCTGCTGCACCCGGAAGTCGCAAGGACGGCACAGGTCAGCGAGATAATTAACAATATAAGCAGGGGGGAATTTTTTTTCTTCATTTCGGAATCTCCACTGTTTTTGTGATTTTTATTTCCGGCCGCAGATGAGATAATACTGATAATTGCGTACAACCCGTTCACCTAAAGGCATGTTTTCTTTCTGGGCCTTCCGAACCTCTTTCAGGTCAAAAATCCGGATTTCCTCAAAACCCGAAGCTGCCAGGTATTCTTTCACTTTTTCAAGGGGAGCTCCTCCGGCATGGGGGAGCCGGGCTTTGAGTTCCTCGGAATATCCGGCGTGTCCTTTTCTGGGGTTTTTTCTTTCAAGAAGCAGGGTCAAAAAGGCGCCTACGTTTTTGCGAGCCCTGTCTCTCAGGGTTCCTCTGTCCCATACTCCGTCGATGATCACAACTTTCCCATTTTTTCGGAGCACCCGGCCCCAGTTTTCCACAGCTTTTTTCGGGTCCGGAAGGGTCCAGAGCAGGTGGCGGCTGAATACAATATCAAAAGAAGAAGGCTCAAAAGGAGGGTTT
This genomic interval carries:
- a CDS encoding archaellin/type IV pilin N-terminal domain-containing protein, translating into MKEWGSFRHRNLYFLKSSPEGLSPIVGSLLLLLMVFVLAGAIASSINLSGSRTNFQYPMARITLESCEGGLYGVGPDSERARLEENQFVLMHEGGDPLPLDSVSIKIFGYGNSYQGIPGNGGSPLSGELSVFYRDLGSGGKNSTCYVVHNSATLEDGLWDVGERLVLCGQDSAVAAVESSVKVGVDGNYNTSDNYGFKAGTEITLNVVDSKGRNVIAKRKAIVKLAD
- a CDS encoding class I SAM-dependent methyltransferase, coding for MTIRENRIKQNIARIWDVSSETYDSHEGHGIQSEMEREAWKHVFKSLLPPGRLKVLDVGCGTCEIGLLFAEMGYQVTGLDLSEKMLAKAREKASRKGFDSVFEKGDAEAPPFEEDTFDVVVNRHLLWTLPHPDTAVMNWRNVLKKGGMLIVVDGVWDDGSFETKARRFVSDFCTLLAERRNPRKGHYSREIDNELPNRHGVPPEKMLEYFRAAGFKNVKDLDLKDIMELQKKKMPFRKRIAYNYKYHLIYGEK
- a CDS encoding ABC transporter ATP-binding protein, which encodes MPLPVLAVNELAMRFGTSEVFRNVSFSVARGETLGLFGKSGSGKTTIGRCIVGLEKPTGGEILVKGEDILGMGKKEFRKLRPKLQMIFQHPETSLDPRMKAFENLIEPLKLHSGLKQDALLKRGEELAKLTGLRPEHLARYPGRLSGGEIQRVVLARIMALSPDFIVADEPTSMLDVSVQAQILRLMQKLQRETGVSYLLISHDLEVLRKVCHRIAYLENGTITAIENMNRGIKT
- a CDS encoding ABC transporter ATP-binding protein — encoded protein: MNLLEIRDLSIDFPAGEDSVKAVSRVSFEVREGETFGIIGESGSGKSVIGLALLRLLPANAKVEGTVFFKGQNLFSLKPSELRKIRGKRISLMPQNPAGALNPVLKNGVQVEEVFERTERKEGMKKALKLMKQLFLRDPERLCNLYPHQLSGGMRQRLLACMSLSFEPELLIADEPTKGLDPEAKEGAVKLFTKIKKEYGKTMLLITHDLDLALEVCDRIAVMYAGEIVELDEASKVLGTPLHPYTKGLIRAQPRNGLVPLSGQTPSRIKLPEGCFFHERCRYSRAECSRKHPEIRNHKGGWIRCHFRSLQ
- a CDS encoding ABC transporter permease, with product MPETYGSEFAKRVFQRKDMLFALAALLLFSGLALFAPLISPYDPNAIDLENKNLNPSGEHLLGTDYLGRDLLSRILIGAQTSLSIASGVVLISLILGTALGCAAGYYGGVVDESVSRVIDIFLSFPGVIFALTIMGVLGSGVFNLMLALSIVHWAKYARMMRGQVLSIKKQEFVLSAVTSGAGDLHIIRKHIVPNAIAPLLVLATIDFGHVILSIATLSFLGVGLPADVPEWGAMLSAGKEFMRTAPYQTIFPGLAITFIVVIFSILGDGMRDILDPNHDGGEIY
- a CDS encoding ABC transporter permease → MKYFLKRAGFMALTLFAACALTFFLMNVIPGGTAELIIKHTFVGLEESVTEEQIQQISSRYDLDDPLYLQFFRWIKEAVLRGDIGTSYVFKKPVLYLLALRLPATIELAGASMALSVLVGLNLGIYSALRENRISDHVLRIATLFGVSMPGFWVALILILVFSLKLKLVPVSGYGSLENLLLPAAALSLHSVAAVMRVTRTSMLETLGQEYIRFAKAKGLPVWRVISLHALKNAMLPVITVIGFQMGSLLGGTVVIEKIFAWPGIGSLLVDSISARDLPMVQGCVLAIVTMFLLVHFFVDMLYTHLDPRIRYG
- a CDS encoding ABC transporter substrate-binding protein, translated to MKKKNSPLLILLIISLTCAVLATSGCSSTEESGAQEEVSGMDLASGSEGASQVEEDSEANTLILGEMWEIDTINTIDGDGGTLICEKAAVTETLVGANEDFSLKPGLATSWEQLDENTWEFKLRENVTFHDGSPMTANEVKFTLEKVIEANPRVDSMLKIDSMEVVDNHTLKIKTTEINPILPGILHYPDTAVISPSSFDEAGEFVKPIGTGPYKFESFDEQTRVLTVVKNENWWGGEVGLDKMILKGIPDPNTRAMAIENGEVDFTVDVPYSETDRIDAIEGINVEKYKTPRVYKIDVNLNHEPLEDVRVRQAMSYAIDRAGIVEHVLYNVGEAAAGPFLPTMVWANQSLSPYTRDLEKADELLTAAGWVDTDGNGIRDKDGEPLKLNMMTYSARPGLPPMAEAMAAQLREAGIDVETEVMEMGAINDRKEKGNWDLYLAAYNIAMVPDPEYILTNWYMTDGPDNGPGYSNPEVDALITEARKITDLEERYKKFNEVEAIVYDEQPMIIVAYYGCAIVKKDYVKGYVFDPTAHDYRINADMYLEK
- a CDS encoding class I SAM-dependent methyltransferase; protein product: MSSSEIQIKEMVANRWDLASETFDTHTGHGIQSQKERDAWKRAFREVFPGKDLKILDVGCGTGELSLLFAEMGYRVTGIDISGKMLKTAKAKAEACGADITFGEGDAENPPFEPSSFDIVFSRHLLWTLPDPKKAVENWGRVLRKNGKVVIIDGVWDRGTLRDRARKNVGAFLTLLLERKNPRKGHAGYSEELKARLPHAGGAPLEKVKEYLAASGFEEIRIFDLKEVRKAQKENMPLGERVVRNYQYYLICGRK